GGCTTCGACATATACGCCGGCGACGGCCACTTCCACGAGGCTGCCTGCCACGATCCGCACAAGCCGAAAAAGGCGAAGCCGACCGGGAAGAAGGGCGAGCGAGCCAAGGTCGCGAAGAAGACCCAGACCGGCCACTTCTTTCTCCTCGGGATGCGCGATCACCACCTGCGCCATTATACGCTCGCGGAGATCAGACCCGGCGGGGGCAACGAGCACGACATGCACGCGCTCAAGCGCAAGGGGACCAAGGCGCTGCGCCTCGGTGCGAAGACCGGGCGCAAGGTGATGGTCGTCTGGGATTGTCCCTCCCTCCGGTCGCGACCTGCTGTCAGGCTCCGCTTTTGATGAGGTGGCAGTGGGCCTGTATCGACTTTCCGTTCTGGGCCGAGGCCAAGCGCCGCCACGGCGTCTACTTCATCAGCCGCGAGAAGGCGAACATGGACATCCAGGTCATTGGGATGACGCCGGGCTTCGACCGGGAGGACCCGCGCAACGTCGGGGTGGACGCCGACGAGTTCGTCGGGCCGGGCGGCGGCGGCACGATGCTGCGCCGCGTGACCTACACCGACCCGAAGGGCACGACCTACAAATACCTCACCACCGAGATGAGGCAGCCCGCGTGGGTGATCGTGCTGCTCTTCAAGGCGCGCTGGGACATCGAGAAAGTTTTCGATGAGGTGAAGAACAAGCTGCTGGAGCGCAAATCTTGGGCGAGCAGCGACACCGCGAAAATCACCCACGCGAACTTCATCTGCCTGACGCACAACCTCATGGTGTTGCTCGAGGACGAGATCGAGAATGTCGAGCAGACCT
This region of bacterium genomic DNA includes:
- a CDS encoding transposase; protein product: MRWQWACIDFPFWAEAKRRHGVYFISREKANMDIQVIGMTPGFDREDPRNVGVDADEFVGPGGGGTMLRRVTYTDPKGTTYKYLTTEMRQPAWVIVLLFKARWDIEKVFDEVKNKLLERKSWASSDTAKITHANFICLTHNLMVLLEDEIENVEQTCNLIERKRKSKREEEAKGAGAGYVATAIGRFTVRSVKFVRWLRNFLYSEAPWSHAIARLAKVYSTW